The following are encoded in a window of Spea bombifrons isolate aSpeBom1 chromosome 2, aSpeBom1.2.pri, whole genome shotgun sequence genomic DNA:
- the LOC128474810 gene encoding eosinophil peroxidase-like — MACPRIGFGILLLVLGGIHECLSSYYDGIEELDNDVIASCTKEAKKLVDTAYKNTRIILKDRLRRKDVSSADLMAYFKQPVAGSRNAIRAADYMGTTLQLLTEKVKHFHQRPFNISDLLTQNQMDSISKITGCASQYIPKACQDSLYRTISGECNNRRNPSLGASNTGFTRLLRPEYEDGIALPRGWTESRPINGFRLPLARAVSNEIVRFPTENITLDPGRALIFMQWGQWTDHDLDLSPETPARSTFLQGVDCDHSCAREPPCFPLGIPPNDPRIRNQSDCIPLFRSAPVCNPESPLREQINILTSFLDGSQVYGSDLPLAAKLRNNTNKLGLMAINQNFTDNGLPFLPFETAEEDFCVLTNRSSGIPCFLGGDPRVSEQPGLTAFHTLFVREHNRIATELRKLNPRWSGETLYQEARKIVGGILQKITYKDWLPLLLGSEMPRVLPTYRNYNESVDPRVANVFTVVFRMGHTLIQPVIYRLGDGYRPLMPEPEVPLHMTFFNSWRVVREGGIDPLLRGLMANRAKLNRQNQLVVDELRERLFQLFKRIGLDLPAINLQRGREHGIPGYNAWRRFCGFSAPRNLNELTNVLNNRELAQKFINLYGTPENIDIWVGGVAEPLVRNGRIGQLLTCLIGNQFRRARDGDRFYYERPSVFTNAQKRSIERVTLARVICENTRITEVPRNVFLGNQYPQDFVNCSRIPALDLRPWRA, encoded by the exons ATGGCCTGTCCACGCATTGGTTTTGGGATCCTGCTGTTGGTCCTTGGAGGAATTCATGAATGTTTATCTTCATACTAcg atggaATTGAAGAGTTGGACAATGATGTCATTGCAAGCTGTACAAAAGAAGCCAAAAAGCTGGTGGATACAGCATATAAAAACACCCGCATCAT TCTGAAGGACCGTCTAAGGAGAAAGGATGTAAGCTCTGCTGATCTTATGGCTTATTTCAAGCAGCCTGTGGCAGGGAGCAGAAACGCCATTCGAGCTGCAGATTACATGGGTACCACCCTCCAGCTCCTGACAGAGAAGGTGAAACACTTTCACCAGAGACCCTTCAATATCTCAG ATTTGTTGACTCAAAACCAGATGGACAGTATTTCTAAGATAACTGGATGTGCCAGCCAATATATTCCCAAGGCTTGTCAGGACAGTCTCTATCGCACCATTAGCGGAGAGTGTAATAACAG GAGAAATCCAAGCCTTGGAGCTTCTAACACAGGATTTACCCGTTTGCTGAGGCCAGAATATGAGGATGGCATCGCCCTTCCACGAGGATGGACCGAAAGCCGCCCCATCAATGGATTCCGTCTGCCTTTG GCACGCGCTGTATCAAATGAGATTGTCCGTTTCCCCACTGAAAATATTACTTTGGATCCAGGCAGGGCCCTCATTTTTATGCAATGGGGACAATGGACTGACCATGACCTTGATCTCTCTCCTGAGACTCCTGCAAGGTCAACGTTCCTCCAAGGTGTGGACTGCGATCATAGCTGCGCACGAGAGCCTCCCTGCTTTCCATTGGGG ATTCCACCGAATGACCCCCGCATTAGGAATCAGAGTGACTGTATCCCACTCTTCCGCTCAGCTCCAGTCTGCAACCCAGAATCACCGTTGCGCGAGCAGATCAATATCCTCACCTCTTTCCTCGACGGAAGCCAGGTGTATGGCAGTGATCTGCCGCTGGCTGCTAAGCTCCGCAACAACACTAACAAACTGGGACTGATGGCTATCAATCAAAACTTCACCGACAATGGCCTTCCATTCTTGCCATTTGAAACAGCAGAGGAGGACTTTTGTGTTCTCACAAACAGATCCTCTGGGATTCCCTGTTTCTTAGGAG GAGACCCAAGAGTCAGTGAACAGCCAGGTCTAACCGCCTTTCATACTCTTTTCGTGAGAGAACACAATCGAATCGCAACAGAATTGCGCAAATTAAATCCACGCTGGTCTGGAGAGACTCTTTATCAAGAAGCTCGGAAGATTGTTGGAGGCATCTTACAG aaaataacatataaagATTGGCTGCCCCTGCTGCTGGGTTCAGAGATGCCCAGGGTTCTTCCTACATACCGGAACTACAATGAGTCTGTGGACCCAAGAGTGGCCAACGTCTTCACAGTTGTCTTTCGCATGGGCCACACACTAATACAGCCTGTCATCTACCGACTGGGTGATGGTTACCGTCCCTTAATGCCAGAACCAGAGGTCCCACTTCATATGACTTTTTTCAACAGTTGGAGGGTGGTGAGAGAAG GTGGCATTGACCCTCTGCTTCGCGGCCTCATGGCAAATCGGGCAAAGCTGAACCGCCAAAATCAGCTTGTAGTTGATGAGCTACGGGAACGTCTCTTCCAACTCTTTAAGCGCATTGGTCTTGACCTGCCAGCTATCAATCTGCAACGAGGTCGTGAGCATGGAATACCAG GATACAACGCGTGGAGGAGATTTTGTGGTTTCTCTGCACCTCGCAACCTGAATGAACTGACTAATGTGCTGAACAACAGGGAGTTGGCTCAGAAATTCATTAATCTCTATGGGACGCCTGAAAACATAGACATCTGGGTTGGAGGAGTTGCTGAACCTCTTGTTCGTAATGGAAGAATTGGACAACTGCTCACCTGCCTAATTGGGAACCAGTTTCGCAGGGCTCGAGATGGAGATCG gttttattaTGAAAGACCCTCTGTTTTCACTAATGCTCAGAAGAGATCAATAGAAAGAGTAACCCTGGCCCGTGTCATCTGTGAAAACACCAGGATTACGGAGGTCCCTCGAAATGTCTTTTTGGGAAACCAGTACCCACAAGATTTTGTGAACTGCTCACGAATCCCAGCCCTAGACCTGAGGCCTTGGAGAGCATGA